The DNA sequence aaaaaattaaatttatcaagcaATGATCATGAGCGGAATTTTATGATCCGATccttgttaattatttagtctCGTCGACAAGTTGAAAATGGTCTAAAATAGAGATACTGCTCTTCAAATTATGTATGAATGCTCATTGGATCCGGAATAAGGTCTAGAAAAATGTGCCAAAAGTGTGTAgcacataaaaaattgcaaaagttataaataatcaaagataaaaaaaaggcattttgtttttttaccaatattttttagactattaatatttaaaaaatttcaaaaaaggaTTCTTAAAGaggagtaaatttcaaataaaaaactccTGGCTCCCGGAACTCTATCTCCATTATTGCACGACTCTTAATGCGAAGCATTAgagtgtgctttacgatcgaaaaattctGTTTGCctcttttttataattttaatttaatgctgATAAAAGGTCTCCGCGCGACATTTTCAGGTTGCGCGCGTGGCGTCAAAAGCGAGTACGAcacattgattaatttatttaaggtattgaatattttttttttttaattgaaaaaattatggtgTATTCTGaacactttaaataatttattcccgttgaaaattttacttaaagttaatttttcaacaagtTAAACAATTgttaactaataaaattttctcgaacTTTTGTCTTCATGGTAAATTAGAAAacaatgtttaaataattgtcgttaaaatttttcgattcaTGGAACCTTTCTTGATCTtgttaaatatgtatataagaaAGGCTCCACGAATCGAAACATTTTTacgacaattatttaaacattgttttctaatttataatgaagacAAAAgttcgagaaaattttattagttaacAATTGTTTAacttgttgaaaaattaactttaaataaaattttcaacgggaataaattatttaaagtgttCAGAATAcaccataattttttcaattaaaaaaaaaaatattcaataccttaaataaattaatcaatgtgTCGTACTCGCTTTTGACGACGCGCGCGCAACTTAAAAATGTCGCGCGGAGACCTATTTtcagtgttaaattaaaattataaataatggagATAGAGCTCCGGGAGCCAGAagttttttattggaaatttccTCCTCTTTAAGAATCCggttttgaaatttcttaaatattaatagtcTAAGAAATATtggtaaaaaaacaaaatgcctttttttttcatccttaattgtttataacttttgcaattttttatgagctaaTACACGCTTTTGGCTCATTTTTCTAGGCGTCATTCCGGATCCAATGAGCTACCACACATAATTTGAAGAGCAGTATCTCTATTTTAGACCATTTTCAACTTGTCGACGAGACTAATTGTCAATTTCTCGAATTTTTAGAGATTAATACGAAACGTAGCTTTTTTCGAACCCGAAAATACTAATGTACTTGATGGTATTGTTTAGCTCAAAGAGTGACAATACGCAGGAAGTTTTGCGGTTGGCCCACAGAGTCAACCGAtttccagattttttaattaggtctaataatttactggttcagtcaaaattttttttttatgcaaattattttcttattttatttttgcttacGATTAAATTGCATCATagagaaagaaatttttttacacaagcattattattgttgttactttcttttccaaatttttttatttctaaaacaggctcaaaattcttgaattttaatctCCGTAAAATGTCTCATcggaattaataaaaaataaaatatattgattgtTGTAAGACAAATTTATGTCCTTGTGAAtatttgcatttaaatatttaattataaaaattaatattacgtTGACAAAAATCATTGAATATCATAAAAgtgtttatgaaaattttgatttctacGATATCATCATGGCTAAGTGAGCTAAAGCGTAGGTCGTAATAACTCTCGTATGAATGGTCTAGTTCGATTTTTAGGCATtagggtaaaatttatttatttacttctttattcattaaaaatccTTAATTAGGATACGCAAGGATTTCACATggccataaataattataagtgttCCTTAATTACAGACGAAATTATCGTTAACATTagaagtttataaatataataatcgtACTTTTCCTAGCTAGCATAATCTGAAATTCtttgtaaaattacaataatgtgTTGTAAAATTGTTTGCAACAATCGCAAGtcatatattttagaaaattcaacaatagtattgtaattttacaaactATACTGAtctaaaattgtttataaaattacaaaaccgttttataatattaaactgATAGAACTTCatatattatgtaaaattgcaatacttttaatgtaaaaatgatgaaaaaattctcGAAAAGTGTTTGgtaatattactataattGTTTTGTGATGTTTCTAAACAAATACAGTGAAAGAAGTTTTGTATAATTATCATACTCGGTTTGGGTTATGGCTAAATGTTTTACTTATTAGCtcccaacaattttttttgtgaaattacaatagaaatttttaacagtggTACCGAATAAacctcattaatttaattctattagtatttaaaaaaatttttgcgcaATAAAGTAAGTTAATTTCTTGTTTTTTGAATACGCTTCTGCAGAACTCAGTGGTTTATCATGGAAGTACCACTTCAAAATCTTTACCTGGAGTGTCAAAAAATAAGTCTGAGAGAGAGAGGAAAATTGGCCATCGGAGGGTTGGTGTGGGAGGAGAGATAACATATAAAAAGGTatatttgttgaaattttgaagataattagTATCTGTATAGTTCAGTAATACAGTtagattttaatgaatttattttaataagtatCTCACAATCCAATGTTCTAATAATCaactagtaattattaaattagacGAGCATTAAAGAtttctttttacaaaaatatttctgtttacaaaaatatgaagtttgtttgaaattattttatccttgatttagaaaaatgatttgaaatgattcaaaacaatttgaaatgatttaaaacaattggaatcaactaatatatagattagACTGTGTCagaataagtttttttttcgattggaCGTAGCTTAAAAGTTTCTTcaatatgacaaaaaaattctcctaaagtttgagctcaatatctcaaaaattgagctgGCGTAAAGGAGGGACTCCTTTccgatttaaataacattgtaaaaattttttttcttttatttttaaaataactacacgaagaaatttttttttttaattttgctttcGACTATCTTCtaggaaatttaatactcTACGAAATTGTCtatgtccatttttttttctaaactcaaCAGAAACGAAGTTACAGAGGGCCGAATaggaggaaaaaaataattaatgaattaataatagaaaaaaatttattattttaatttatcaattaattaactcaattcacttcattattctaaaaattttcgaattaacaacaaaacaaaatttacaataaaacagaaattaattataattaaaattaatttctgttttaattataattataattaatttctgttttattgttaattcgaaaattttttatgaataatgaagtgaattgagttaattaattgacaagttaaaataatttatttttttctgttattaattcattaattagttTCTTCCTCCTATTCGGCCCTTTGTAACTTCGTTTCTGTTGAGTTTAGAAAACAAATGGACATagacaattttgtagaaaattaaatttcctatgagGCAGTCGagagcaaaattaaaaaaaaaatttcttcgtgtagttattttaaaaataaaaaaaaaaatttacaatgctATTTAAATGGGGAAGAAAAGACCCCCCTTTGCGCTAGCttaatttttgagatattgagctcaaacttttggagaatttttttttcatattgaagaaatttttaagatacgtccaatcgaaaaaaaaaaaacttattttgacacagtctaatatagatatacacttagcatggattaaataatttttcttaatcggGGATAGAAATTAAGTTTTACGGttcattaactttttatttactatcaaTTAAAGTTACGATTtagttttattgatatttattaactgaatatttattagtctGCTATCAAATCTGCTGTAGAGATGTGCATTGAATGTTTTATTTCAACTTGAAACAAATGTTCtatcattaataaaacatCATGTAGATTCAAACGACTCAAATTATGGGATCGATACAACTAGGAATTCAGCATGCTGTTGGTGGATTAGCAAGTAAACCTGAAAGAGATTTATTGATGCAAGATTTCATGACAGTTGAAACAACGAATTTTCCTAGTGAAGGTTCGAATCATACACCAGCACATCATTTTtctgaattcaaatttaaaaactatgcTCCAATAGCATTTCGGTATTTTAGAGATTTGTTTGGAATTCAACCTGATGATTTTTTGGTAAGTCTGAAATAATAACTGTATTATACGTTTTGCCGAAGtgtttctatttaaaatttcaaattatagaTGTCGATGTGTAGTTCACCATTAAGAGAATTATCTAACCCTGGAGCTAGTggaagtattttttatttaacggaAGACGATGAGTTCATTATAAAAACTGTACAGCATAAAGAAGGAGAGTTTTTACAAACTCTGTTGCCaggttattatatgaatttaaatcaaaatccCAGAACTTTATTACCAAAGTTTTTTGGGTTATATTGTTATCGCTGTAATAGTAAAAATGTACGATTAGTTGCCATGAACAATCTTTTACCATCGGCAGTTAAATTGCACCAAAAGTATGATTTAAAAGGATCAACATATAAAAGAAAGGTTATTTCCAGTCACAGATCTtgatagtatttattttattcatatttatagtgaaataagtgaaaatttttgatattaggCATCAAGAAGTGAGAGGTCGAAAAAATCGCCTACTTATAAAGATTTGGATTTTATGGAACATCATCCCGAGGGTATATTTTTAGAGGCTGACACATATGGTGCATTAGTTAAAACGATTCAGAGAGATTGCCGAGTTTTagagagttttaaaattatggatTATTCTCTTCTTGTTGGGATTCATAATCTTGACCAAGCAACACGAGAAAAAACggtaacaatattttaaaagtaaattgtcGTAACTATTAACGTTTTTTGAAgagtatattatattttttgtaatgttTACAtgagagataaaaaattaaattcaagtaattatttttcttgtttccATGAATACTCAAGATAAGTAATTTGTTTCCTAAATGAAATggatagtttttattttaagaaaactaTTGCTTCACTTTAGTAATAAATTGCTAGTATCATCAATTACTTCAGGCAAGCactatttctttaatttagtTGATATTTTCtcaactttattaaaattaaaaacttcaatAAAGCAGTTAtctggttaaataaaaaaaaaagttgaagaagaatatgattaaaaattacacagaaaaGAAAGTTAACTTGgcttaagaaaattattgtcattcgaattttttttcttgtttcaagACAAATAAAACacttaattcaaaaactttttttttttggtccaaGACAATAAATTCTCttgctccaaaaaaatttactttttgaagaaaaattaaaaatttgttgatttaagaaaaaaaattcttgactaagaaaataatttcttggctAAAGAAAATAAGTCATCTGATTCCAAGAAACCaacaatttgaataattagaaattttttgtttaaattatacatttgtGATTCTATAATATTACGAACTTATCTGCTCTGGTGACCATTAATGAAAACTAAAGATGCCATCACGACATTTACACTTAATAAGCGACGCCATCACCAGAATTTAACCAGAAAAGATAAGTTTGAGGCACTGTCCAATAGCTTTTAACGAAACGAAGTCTGTCGGGTCAGCTAGTTGTTTATGTTTATTCTTTAGGCTTggaaatatgaaatttttgaattaacgaAAACAATTTCTTTTAAGGCTCCTCTTTGAAGTAACTTTTGACCAGAATGACCTATTTTACTTCTGCAAAGAGTTCATTTAAACTAATAAAGTCAGCTTCaatattttactttcattttttatttaatggtctcttttaataattttattggagTTTTACGTTATTTTAGTTAGAAATCTACTTCTTTTTTGGCTGTCGGATGACATTCTTAGTAGATTTTTCATAGAAACCTAACTATTGCATTTGTCTTCATGAcggaattttcgaaaaatttcgcTACAACTAGACGCAGCTCAACGAGCTGAGTCAGGAAATACAtatggttcaaaagtttatatatatatgtatatatatatatatatatatatatatatatatatatatatatatatattagaatgtttcagaaaaaaatttattttttaatttaattaaatacatctcaaaagttactttaataacaaaaaaacaattctcCTAAAATTTCGGCTctttatctgaaaaattgagctggtgcagggggggggggctttcccatttaaaatacattgaaaaaaaattgttttttctattttgtaaataacttgtaacaaactaaattttctcttatgacaaactaaacttatggcaaactatatcttatgacaaactaattttttaaacgtctCCTGGACGTTACTACACTCATACACACTCTAGATTAAGCGTCATTCCGGACGTTTCCATACTCACACACTTGTTAAAAAACCGTCCACCAGGCGTTAAGCCTCAATAAATTGTCCCCCGGACATCGTAACGTTACCGTTTGCCTCGTTGCGgtcaaacaaataaatcatcTTATTACTGTAAGTGTCGACAAAAATGTTCGcgattttaattactcattaattaattggtaTTGTGAGATAAAGATGACCCGGTCGTCGCTATGCCACCAGCGAGCAAGGGGACACGATAAGATATATTATTCTTTTGGCTAATTTTTGTGTAGTGCACACCTTTGTTATATAACTTATACTTTAGCTTGCTTATTAAGTATAATAAACCGTGTTACCTAGTAATGACCGGTACTTTTaacgtaatttaattaacttgtaCGCGTAAATTGACTGGTTACTGCTCGGCATCATTGAGTTCTCGTGTGGATCCAAGAGGTCAGCCATCTTGTACAATTCAACGATTCCATTATCTTTCTTCGCTTTATCATGTAAATTGAATCAACGAGGACATTTTGAGTCTGTTGACGCCTTGGTGAATTTCGTCCAATGTCAACATCAGAGGATTCACCGATCTACATCCACGTGGAAGATATCTACTCTAGTTAAAAGTATTAGTTAAGATATTAGTACCTGTTGTAACTTGGACGCGAATACGGAATATCTTTGAACTGCATATTCAGTATTTGTAATAGACAACTCCCCATTCTTAAtctaacttaatattttgtccaccggacctaaatcacagatatagtttaattttacttgaGATTAATTGTCTCTATTTTAACTTTACATGCCTTGTACTATCAATAGCATCATTATCTTTTCTTAAAATCTTTATGACTCTAAATTTCcagtataaaatttccaatataaaatttctacattaaattattctgATTACAATtttactaacttttttttactcactacatttattaattaattaattttccactgataattttcactattaactccccacaaaattttatacacttattttacttatgacaaaataatccgtttcttttattttactcaataacaatttatcgcaattttctagcgtcttttacaactctaatttattttatttagaaattttatttataattatattaaaattattttagaattaaattttacgactagaattaAGGTTTATAAATTGACTAGAAAATTCGGCCAGTGAGTTGGCGTCACCAGGGTCTCAATTTACGGACGGATTcgagtaaattaattagtagataattaattcggccaaTGGAATAAATTCTGGCCTGAATTAaacaagaaaattaatttatagctGCCAATCGGcctggaataaattaatagtttaatactgaatttaattgatttatttacttaattatatacgcgagaaattattttattccggCCGAAAGGccttgaataaaataaaatcagagTTACAGATAATTTGTGGCGACAAAATGAGACGCGATAGAACTTTCGAGAACACGAGACGACGTATGGCTAAACAGCCGACGGGCCTGAAACTACCAGTTAATTACGTGAAACCAACGGAAAAAtactaagtaattaattataattaatttggccaattaataaattaattataggccttaattaattataatttacctTCAGATATAATTTTCTGCAACTACGACGAATCCAGCAGTTGTTCGGCTTTTTCTCAATGCTGTTGTTCTGCTTTTTCTCTCGTAGGTTTCCGCTCGTGTTCCTCGTCTCTCCCAATTGTCACCCAAaatgatttttgtaaaaattaatagtaaccTGATCTTAATTTGTGCATCCATCACCTTCAGTCGTCCGACTCACTCTCTTGATTTTTGATTCCGCACTCATTTATATCTTCTTCGATTCGGGTCTCTTTGATTCACCCCCGGAAAACTCATCCCCACTAATTAATGAGTCAAGGAGAGGGACAGGTGTTTGGGTCTCACTACTTAGTGACACCCGGTGATACGTCAAATCACTTGATTTAATAGACTGGGTAGTAATTAGGACTCGTTATCGACCGTGgacaaattcaattttagatattaataaatagtcatGGGAATCTATTTTACTCTGTTACagaatcaaccgattttgatggctaaggcggcaatcgacgcgttttattaagttctagagctgattagattttgaaattgatcgtATGAGTCACTTCAaagataatcgaaaaaaaccgtttttagcatttctttctctcgcggtatctctcgaacaaattaaccgattgagatagctaaggcggcaatcgacgcgttttattgagttctagagctgattagattttggagtcGATCGTTCGACTTGTTTCTGGAAATCAAAataagaaactaaaaaaaaaaattttggtttttttcgtaattcgcaaatattttcgagtctacttgatcaaatgatctgaaatttttaggaaagatGATGACCAACAagttctttcgattgccgcaagaaccattcaaatcggtttattagttaaaaagttatagaccggTCACACACACtataacggtgggccctggctacttcgtgtccagtagccacgaaccacagttaaattattttcccgaataaattaattaattaataataaattattaaatataaatataaattatgagtATTATGTTGCTGGTTCTGAAAGACGGTAAAAGATCTCAGGAGTAGGTCGACTCGTtctgaccggacacgcggctgaaattaaaacttattctAGACGACGCTggtgataaaagaaattttatttagagactcaattcaattatatataagatttagttttatttaaccaagaCCCAAATTTTATGTACACAATAGTTTCcccttttattaattttattttatgctttATTAATTAGGATTTAGCGTCcaccattaaattaatttattattaaaaggcACAAGGAATTATTGGACGTGgagaacaaaattaataatcagtcaaaattaaatactacgttgaagagagaaaAGGTTTGGGAATAATTAGTCGAAACTTATCTGATTGTATGTGGGTTACTGGTGACATCTGTCTCCGATTCGTTGCGGACTTCTTGGATTCGACGTCGATCCTCTTCGGTAAATCTTCACGGGCTCCTTGGATTCGATGTCGATCCTCTTCGGGCAGACGTTGCACACCAAACCACCACACTCacttaataatcaaatttagtttttctttAACTATACGAAGGAGTCGCAAAATCtccttatttaattaattcgagTAAAACAAATGtcacttataataaaatcaatagtttaGTTTAATGTATAAGAAAAgtttcgataaataaaattattctggtAACAGACCAACCGAGATAGAACTGAGTGTTGGACTAAATGACTAGATATAACAAACTAATAGACTAGATATCGTTAGGCcgactcaaataaattgttatgagTCCTGGTGCTAGAGTGGGACCTCGCTAAGCGTCCTCAGTCCACTCTAGGTGATGGCCAGGGCCTAAGTCCTCGAGCAAGTGTTTGCTGGCCCttttatatcttaattttggagGGGTGGAACTACCCCACTGTCGTCTAAGTTCGAATTCGATCTAGGTGGCCTCTGACATGGCCCCCAAGTGACTAAGGaagtgttaattaatatacaaattattctaATAGATGGCCATAGAATCAGTTAGACTTtgcgctcgattttcaaatcGTAAAATCAAAACGCACGTTTACaacacacacgcacacgcgcgcgcacacatacacacttgaacatcattctgaaaatagtcagaatagcctcctaggacctcaaaacgtcggcatctgataaaaactcgattttctaaaatgggtttgaaaacaatttccgaattttctaaaaatcatcgatttttttagcgctaaattaaaaaaatttcttttcccattttaaaaatttgacttttcTCCCTAAGTTTCAACctccataactttttttctattaacttTAAGCGTATGACACACGAGactttttttgagaaaattcaatttcctacaaaatggctgaattcaaaaatcggaaaaaattttttttacataattatttacaaaatagaaaaaacatatttttttcaatgtattttatatGGGAAAGGGTGACCCCCCCCCGTGTACCAactcaatttttgagatatagagctgaaattttaggagaatttatttctttcattaaagtaacttttgagatttatttaattaaatcattttaataatttgaaaaatataattaaaaaaaaaaaaaaattgcaattgatattttatttttcaaattattaaaatgattataacgcagaaactatggactttagcgacttcactcatatgactttttttgaagggaataaaatttcctataaaattctcaCTAGCTTTTTTAGTGtactttcattggtttacgttctgcaagccaataaaggtcaatttcataggaaacaTGAATTCCGCAACGGACACAAGTAAAACAGCTGGAATGACAGCTAAGtaactatgggcacttttgaagaacaccaaatgccctaaaatttgcgaccaaaaccgcgttgatatcatgaaacgcagctgagtattagaaagttaaaaaaaaagtaatttaatttaagtgcattttaaatgggaaatctttgaaatcaaatggaaagtacttagcattggaattaagagctcatatttgctgagaacttttttttcgatgtaGATTGAGATTTTGCTTGagcacttgaaaaaaaaaactttgcgGAAATGAATCATTCTAATATAGATATtatgaaatctacttccatttcagCTGCCgaatggctttttttttaacttcccgctaagaaaatcgacgattttcaaaaatttcgggaagttattgttttcaccccgattttcgaaaatcgagttttcatcagatgtcgacgttttgaggtcctaggaagctattctgactattttcagaatgatgtccgagtgtgtgtgtgtgtgtgtgtgtgtgtgtgtgtgtatgtaaacacttcgtaacttttgaactaatgaatcgatttggatggttaaggtggcaatcggaagagcttgttggccatcaactttcctgaaaatttcagattatttgatcgaatagactcgaaaatatttgcgaattacgaaaaaaaaaaaaaatttttttttagttttttattgatttctcaaaaacgacttatacgatcgtcttcaaattttaatcagctctagaattcaataaaacgcgccaattgccacgtcaactatcaaaatcgattgattagttcaaaagatatcggcgttgaaaagttaacattttaagttattttttccggataaatcataatataacgtactaaaatgtgtctgatatcataccaactcatcttctttatggtttcttttaatcatataatgtcatcgaacttggtttttagtttaaatcatattatcaacaaaaaaatcgataaaacgtagtttttgatatttttatcggatatttcatattttattgtttcttacatgagtcagaacttatttaaatcttgatttcgatccctgacattgatttctgcctcaatacacttatttcactgaacataatcaggaactagattttaaaaaccgcttcattgatgatttttgattcttaagttttcaaacttcagcataacaggtaacttgttagagcttgaaaagatcgtaaaaaaacaattgcatgtgatagcattttcgagctcgaagagcacgaaaatatatctaccctaatgttttcgagctctttgaggtcgaaaacagcgggaagttttggggctggcccgcagggtcaaccgacgcccagattttttttttggtgttaCACTCATCATTGTCGTTAATGTGTCGTAATTTTATTCCAGGATCAGAAGTTATCATTAACGTCTGGAGATGAACTTGGTGGAGTCGTTCCTGAATGTCGAAATTTAGGTCCAGAAAGAGATTGTCAAGATAAAATAGGTGCTACAGCGCTAAACCGATCACGAAGTATCAATCGTCAAAGGCTAGTTGCTCATAGCACAGCAATGGAGAGTATTCAAGCGGAGAGTGAACCTATCGATGAAGAAGACGATGTACcgttagtaaattaaattaatctttgATAAAATAGGAATTTTTGCTGGTGTTATTTGTTTTATCTGATCAGAATGAATCCAATATTTCTAGCAGTCCGGGTGGTATTCCTGCAAGAAATGCACGAGGCGAACGTCTTTTGCTCTTCCTTGGAATTATTGATATCCTTCAAAGTTATCGATTGAAAAAGAAACTTGAACATACGTGGAAATCTATGATTCATGATGGGGTAtgttaattgtttattattaaaatgagaaatatattaatgaatcGTCAAAGAATAGTTTTTATGTAATACCTGCTCAGAAAGTTAGATTTTCCAGCACTATTTGGTTATCGTAaagtgaataatttaaaataatttagtattaTCATTTCCCATCGCATAGATGCAAGGAgtcctattttttttctatatgaCATTCAGTTTTAACACATTCGTGATCTAAATTCTGCAgcaaatcataaatttatttgacgttTACTACTGTTGTTTAAATGACATGACGATCTTAATAAACATTCATGATGGTACAGATCATTTATG is a window from the Microplitis demolitor isolate Queensland-Clemson2020A chromosome 4, iyMicDemo2.1a, whole genome shotgun sequence genome containing:
- the LOC103579907 gene encoding phosphatidylinositol 4-phosphate 5-kinase type-1 alpha isoform X3; amino-acid sequence: MIMASSDNVNVIEVIEPNLSCPVQVPNVSLTVEDSDDDDNKSAEGKMAIFDNSVVYHGSTTSKSLPGVSKNKSERERKIGHRRVGVGGEITYKKIQTTQIMGSIQLGIQHAVGGLASKPERDLLMQDFMTVETTNFPSEGSNHTPAHHFSEFKFKNYAPIAFRYFRDLFGIQPDDFLMSMCSSPLRELSNPGASGSIFYLTEDDEFIIKTVQHKEGEFLQTLLPGYYMNLNQNPRTLLPKFFGLYCYRCNSKNVRLVAMNNLLPSAVKLHQKYDLKGSTYKRKASRSERSKKSPTYKDLDFMEHHPEGIFLEADTYGALVKTIQRDCRVLESFKIMDYSLLVGIHNLDQATREKTDQKLSLTSGDELGGVVPECRNLGPERDCQDKIGATALNRSRSINRQRLVAHSTAMESIQAESEPIDEEDDVPSPGGIPARNARGERLLLFLGIIDILQSYRLKKKLEHTWKSMIHDGDTVSVHRPGFYAQRFQDFMAKTVFKKIPSLDLPEIKGNHRKFRNLVSSYIALKHSPSKRKSISRPLRSLEGDLDVTGGTFPSTCSTPPPPFDDAVSSSDPTLALGGNAPSTVTSTASHCGSSNIKQCKIHQISKTYHDSVSISEVHFESIGNTMDNGGKVTKSSLSVESGSSSRGGGLTWTPPTGSAEGSTPTWTEGTPSFTESSSSGDVGCPTTPVKTSHRGEAGERVAVTVEEVLASLTSEMEVLQRE
- the LOC103579907 gene encoding phosphatidylinositol 4-phosphate 5-kinase type-1 alpha isoform X4, producing the protein MIMASSDNVNVIEVIEPNLSCPVQVPNVSLTVEDSDDDDNKSAEGKMAIFDNSVVYHGSTTSKSLPGVSKNKSERERKIGHRRVGVGGEITYKKIQTTQIMGSIQLGIQHAVGGLASKPERDLLMQDFMTVETTNFPSEGSNHTPAHHFSEFKFKNYAPIAFRYFRDLFGIQPDDFLMSMCSSPLRELSNPGASGSIFYLTEDDEFIIKTVQHKEGEFLQTLLPGYYMNLNQNPRTLLPKFFGLYCYRCNSKNVRLVAMNNLLPSAVKLHQKYDLKGSTYKRKASRSERSKKSPTYKDLDFMEHHPEGIFLEADTYGALVKTIQRDCRVLESFKIMDYSLLVGIHNLDQATREKTDQKLSLTSGDELGGVVPECRNLGPERDCQDKIGATALNRSRSINRQRLVAHSTAMESIQAESEPIDEEDDVPSPGGIPARNARGERLLLFLGIIDILQSYRLKKKLEHTWKSMIHDGDTVSVHRPGFYAQRFQDFMAKTVFKKIPSPLKHSPSKRKSISRPLRSLEGDLDVTGGTFPSTCSTPPPPFDDAVSSSDPTLALGGNAPSTVTSTASHCGSSNIKQCKIHQISKTYHDSVSISEVHFESIGNTMDNGGKVTKSSLSVESGSSSRGGGLTWTPPTGSAEGSTPTWTEGTPSFTESSSSGDVGCPTTPVKTSHRGEAGERVAVTVEEVLASLTSEMEVLQRE
- the LOC103579907 gene encoding phosphatidylinositol 4-phosphate 5-kinase type-1 alpha isoform X2 → MIMASSDNVNVIEVIEPNLSCPVQVPNVSLTVEDSDDDDNKSAEGKMAIFDNSVVYHGSTTSKSLPGVSKNKSERERKIGHRRVGVGGEITYKKIQTTQIMGSIQLGIQHAVGGLASKPERDLLMQDFMTVETTNFPSEGSNHTPAHHFSEFKFKNYAPIAFRYFRDLFGIQPDDFLMSMCSSPLRELSNPGASGSIFYLTEDDEFIIKTVQHKEGEFLQTLLPGYYMNLNQNPRTLLPKFFGLYCYRCNSKNVRLVAMNNLLPSAVKLHQKYDLKGSTYKRKASRSERSKKSPTYKDLDFMEHHPEGIFLEADTYGALVKTIQRDCRVLESFKIMDYSLLVGIHNLDQATREKTDQKLSLTSGDELGGVVPECRNLGPERDCQDKIGATALNRSRSINRQRLVAHSTAMESIQAESEPIDEEDDVPSPGGIPARNARGERLLLFLGIIDILQSYRLKKKLEHTWKSMIHDGDTVSVHRPGFYAQRFQDFMAKTVFKKIPSLDLPEIKGNHRKFRNLVSSYIALKHSPSKRKSISRPLRSLEGDLDVTVIAPTGSTAKYTTSSSKLGGTFPSTCSTPPPPFDDAVSSSDPTLALGGNAPSTVTSTASHCGSSNIKQCKIHQISKTYHDSVSISEVHFESIGNTMDNGGKVTKSSLSVESGSSSRGGGLTWTPPTGSAEGSTPTWTEGTPSFTESSSSGDVGCPTTPVKTSHRGEAGERVAVTVEEVLASLTSEMEVLQRE